The sequence AATACTTGGAGAATAACAGGTATTCAATAAAGGTTAGATATTAGTTACTACTACTGGATTTATATATATCTTCCTATTTCTTCATTGTTGTTATTATACAATTTAGCAATTAGAAATAGTACATTTTATAGCAATAATagcaaaatacttttaaaatatatagtctaTAACATATAGTTTGGAAATTTTCATATACACATCATTACATGTAGCAATTACCTCAAATTACAGAGGACACTCTAAGATGTTAAACAATCTACCAAAATTTACATTAGCAAAATGtggaaccaaattttgaaaatcaaatcTCTTGACTCTATAACCAGTATCCTTACCAGTATCTCATTATTTGGTTCAAAGAGATGcctaacttcatttttttttattcttacatACCTCATATTGTGCCTATCACTAcattcaaaaatacattttaaaaagttcttgaaATAACTGCTCTAAATTAGAATGTCAAAACATGAATATTTTACATGTGCCTCGGTGATTTTCTTTAAGTTAACCTCATTATACACCTTTCTTAATGCATCTAATTCTAACATTATATTTAGTGTAGTCTATTATGTCTGCTATCCCACTTCCATTTACCTTAAGAGTCTAAGATTCAAAATAATGTATATGGCAACTAGGCTAATTCTTAATTCTTTTGATTTCTTAATTCTTATATTCTTAATTCTTATATCTTATTTCTTAattcttattctttaaaatatttaaaattttgttttaaaattccaaaaataatacaaagcaaAGCACAAAtgatagaaaaacaaattttaagcaTACAAAACAATTAGGAAATTCCATttagaaaccaaaaggaaaaagagatggCCCCAGTAAATAATAGTAGGTTTCTTCACTTGATTAGTACTATTCACCAAAAATTATAATCTGTAAACTTTTCACTGCTGATACTAAGCAAAGGATACATGGAAGAATTCAATTCTTCTAGCTGTAAACACAAAGCaacaaatttaattttcatttttataacataaaTATCACAAGTAGATAATTGTTAATCagatattaaagaaattatttctcatttaaactttctttaaataaaaaaacaaaagattaaagAACTTTCTAAAACTTTTTAGACTGAGAAAgtcacttaaaataataataaagtagctTTAGTATTTATGAAATAAGAATATGAGAAAAGAGTTAAAACCATGTGATAAAAAAGAAGCTTTATAAGTATTCTTAAAACCAGTCTTAACTATAATCATCTCtgatagtttttaaaagaaagaagttgcCATTTTAATgatcaaaatctttaaaaactttaTGAATTACAAAAAGATTTCACATGATACTCAGTTTTTAGTAGCAGGTAGAATTAaccattcctattttacagagagaaatatCTGAGTTACAAAAACATTAAATTGCCTAAAGTTATACAGTTCTATGGAGACCCTGGACTAAATTACAATAAACACCAAATGTATATGCAACTACCACCTGAGTAATTAATACAAAATGTATTAATCATGCTAGGATCTTTTGAGATACTATCTTTTATATCTTAAGATCCTTTACATATGTacagaagcaaatatttttacttttagattTGCCAGCATCTCAGAAAATATGCTTAGATGTAAATATAATTTCCTTtgaataaatttcttttaaaaaagagtgtatgttacactaagtgaaagaatccaGACATATATAgtcacatattttatgatttccatttatatgaaatgtgcagagtaggcaaatctatagagacagaagatAAATTGGTGGTTGCTACGGGATGGTGAGAGGGGAGAATGGAGAGGTATAGgctttctttctggagtgatgaaaatgttctgaacttAGATGTGGTGATGTCTGCACAGCTTTGTGAGTATaccaaaaatcactgaatttacactttaaaatgattaccatggtgaattttatctcaaaaatTCTGACTAAAAAAAGAGGATGGTACTCACATCAGACAGAAGCCTCTCCAGATTAGAGTCACTGGCTGCTTTTCTCTTATCCTCGGGAAGTTCTTCTAACTCCCCATAGAGCTCCAAGTTCAAGCGAGCTAATTTCTCCTGCATTCCCCGAACATGTTCCATCTGTTCAATGGAACATTCATTTCCTAGGGGAACATTCCAGAATATTAATAAAGATTAGGATAGGTTAAACTAACTGTCTTGAGGAAAAACTTCTAAAGTCTAGGTACATAAGAtaaatcagttttctttcttttgtaaattaCATTGTAATGACTGCATATTTTCTGCgtaaaattataaatcaaatccctgatcaagaaaacaacaacaatctaaaaCATGATCAggcattaaaaaattatatagaaaacattttttaagtaaaagaatgcttttagctaaaaaaaatttttttaaatagtaatatcATATATAGAAGTTAACACCATCTATTCATGTCCTAGTTGACAAATACCATTAGAATTAAGTAACCcagcattttataataatctGAGTGAAATTAAGAGTCTTATAAgaacttcagccatgaaattcttaaaaatcagGACTCATGAACAATAAACAAGTTTAggcttcaaaaaaaaataatcgAGTGTTTCTAAATTGAAAACtaagtctaaaatattttaattgacaaAGAATGTCCCTGTTGTTTGTTACACTTTCAAGAGACCTAATCCATCAACAGCAATCCTACTTTAACATTTCGACTAATCAACCCTtgttaaaaaatcttttctcctgaaagtttaaaaagcaaattatatCCCATGACAAATGCAATCTAGGATGATTGCACTTTATGCCTCtggactttttaattaaaaaaaaactgacactTTAAAAAGGAATGACAAATACATGCAGAAAATATGATGCCAACATCTTGAGAagaaaaacagtggaaagaaGCACTGTATATTACCGAAAGCTTGGAGTTTTCCAGAGTGGAAGTCATTTAAAAGGCTGAGGAGGCCCCTTTCCATTTCCTGGACATCGGAGACATCGGTGAGGAAGGAGTGCTGGATTGGGGTTGACTGggcacctttgccttctccaccttGAGGTTTGGCCTTTTCTTTCGTCACTCTGTTAAAAggatgcaataaaaaaaaataattgcatatgattatctttaaaaagagataattctattttttcagGTTGTTCTAGATTCAGCAAAATTAGTGAGTTAAATGGAATTTCCATAGAAACGAGACATAAGGATAAAAACAATGCTAAGTAAAACCAGTCATTTCAAGGCAGAAACCAGCAGAACAGACTGAAAATCTCAAACAAATGTAAACTAGAACTATTAAGGTATATACAAATTTTGAGTAATATATCTtcgtgctcagccgctcagtcatgtccaactctttgcgacccatggactgtagcctgccaggttcttctgtccttggaattctccaggcaagaatactggagtgggttgccatttcctcctccaggggaaattcttTTCCTCCAGTATCGAATTCTTTAGatatgcaataaataaataaataactgaaaagagAATTAGTAAGTCTTCTTACTAGCGTTATGTTTCATATTTCACTTCTCAGGAAACATTCTGCTTTCTCATCTAAACTTTATCCCAGTTGTTCCCCGAACTATGGGTTGTCCAGTAAGTGGTTATGGGGCCCCCACTCTGTAGCTGACTTGGTGCCAGACACTGAGTACATGAACATGCGCAGGACATCAGTTAGTGTACTGAAGCGTGCCCAGTcttcagagaaagacagacataaTTTCACAATCATAATGTGATGGAGTGGTAAAATCTGTTACCATCCTTGAGTCTCCCAGCTTCCTATGTTCCCATGTGCAGGCAGGAAGTCCTATAGATTGTATCCATAATGCTCTCTACAAGCTCTCTAGTTCTCTCCTTCTCCACTGCTACTATTCTTTGAACGATTCCAACAGCTTCCCAACTGGTCTCCCTGCCTGTGTCTTGTCTGAGTCCCCCTTCCTTGCCCACAGAGCAGTCAAGtcagttttaaaaagtaatatcagACCATATAATTGACTTAACTCAAACCCTTGAGTAGGCCAATAACTTTCAGGAATCCTATTCTCTCTTGTTCTGTCGATGCTCCAGACATTCTGAATCTCTTTTGCTTCCTAGAAATCCGTTCTCTCATCTGCTTTCTGCTAATCCTCTGCCTACATTAGCATCTTTCCCCAGCCCCCCACTGCCATCTTTGCCAGGCTACTTCCCACACATCctttacatgtgatttcctcCGGAAGGCCCTTTCAGAACCCTTAGTAGAAATGATTCTTATTATACATGTCTAGCATATCCCAGGCTCCCAAACACTTGAGTGATGGTGCTACACACATTGAGATACGGgaacaaagagaaagaacagtTCATTCAGCCTAGGGACAGCAGAGGAAACGTGAAAGGTGGTATGTGAGTGAAGGCTCAAAGACTAAGTGGGAACAGGGGTTACTTTTATAACCCCAAGGCATGCTACAGATCCTGAAGTACACATATACTGCGCACTCAATTAGTTTCTGCATAAGGTTGCGTGAAGACGTCTTCCCCACAACTCGACGCACTACAAATTTGGGTCAGACGAATAGGATGGGCTGTGGGTGTGGGGGGCATGTGGCAAGACAAACTAATTCTCTGGAAATCAACGTAGAACACATGGGCTGTGGAGAGTAGGTCAGTAACAGTTCTTCACAAAGCAAGATTTGTAATTTTATGTTACAAATGATGATATTAGATATATTAAATGATATATGATATTAGAGCGCTACTCTAGCGCTGTCCAAGACCTGTACCATCCCTATTACCTGTGAGCTTACTAGAAATGCTTATCTGAAGCCCCATCCCAGACTAACTGATTCagaaactacattttaaaatgatcccCAGGAGATTCATACTCACATTAAAATCTGAGATAAACTGCTACAGAATATAAGGTCTTGGTGTAgcaaattgtttttctttcaaactgGAAGCTTTATCCAAGTGTTTTGCATCAGTTCATCATTTAACAATcctctcaaaaaagaaaatattaatctgTCCCTTCCTACTTCAGGTTTTTTGGTCATGTCATGCGGtctcactttattttaaaataattcaattaaaaagtacCCACTGAAATTACACTTTGTGCCAAGTCCCACTCTAAATACTGTCTGGCACATAAACCCCAGGCCTCAGGAAGCCTACATTCTAGAATGGTGTATAGGAATAAAAGTACTAGGTAGAAAATGACAATGAGCTACAAATAAACTGATGCAAAAATTTGGAAAAAGGAGTGATCTCCTTGCAAATCTCTTGGCCCTCTTTTTCCACCAACCATAACCATATTCAAAATCTGACTCTAAATTAAACTCCTCCAGAAGGAAAACTCCTTTCCAGTCGGATAATGTACTTAAAAGAAGTCCTTATAACTCCTGTTGTTTTTCATTTAGTCCTTATTGGAATGTTCTTTTCCAAGTGTCTCTGGCTATGTCTCTTTGGCTTCCTCAAAGAGTGTAAGATCATCACCAAGACAGCCCTCTTGTCTTTTGTGTAAATCTAGCAGCTACAAAGTGTCACAGTGTTACTTCCTTAACTGACTCTCATGATGAACTTGCAACTGGAAGTTTATTTAATCATAATTATCTAAAGGATGGAGGTTATGAAGTGCTTTTTCTCTAAAGATATTATCTTGCTTTCCAAATATCTAGCACTACAAAATACATATATGCATCAGTAATATGTAACACATTCAAACTTGTCCTCCGTTTTCTTTCAAGTCTTAAGACAAATGATGTTCACCAAATGTTAATAATGATTACTTCCAGGTGGTGGAATTTTAGTGTTCTTCTGTTCTTTGAATTTTCCCTGTGtttaaatatttacaataaaTACAAATCATTTCTATTAAAACGAtgaattcattatttaaaaaaaaaaactactaaagcacaaatattcagtttaaaaaacaaccaccacataCCTCTTTTCCATTTCTGGCTAGCTCATCAACTTTGTCTACAAGTTCTTTTGCtctgtatattttaatatgaGACAAAGAGCCTTAAAGCCAATCATTCATTCTGCATTTTCTAATCTCTGTATACTGTAACCTtcataaaattttttctaaatcaCATATAGTATGTGCCTCAAAAGTCAAACCAAGATAAAAATGTTATAAGATTGAGTGGATTTAGTATTTACTTTAATAGCATTTTGCTATAataatgtaaaagaaaagaagtcaCCTTTTTAACTTTGGTCGCTGTGAAGTTGACTGGGATGCAGGATTTGAAAACCCCGTGCTTTTACTAACTGGAATGGCATTTTTTTTGGTATTAACAACCTGAGTAGAGTGGGCACTAAAAGACTTAGGACTTCTTCTCTTCACTTTGCGCTCCTCCATTGTTTTAAGTTCCTTATTGCACCCAGGCCAGCTTCTTATGACCTAAGGAAATACAGCAGATTTATACACATATGCTAGAAGATGCCAAAATGAAAGGGGTTCAAAGACCCACTTTACAGGCTGAAAGATGATCAAGAATTTCAGAGATCATTAAAGTTAGAAAAAGGATCCTTGAGCTTCATTTTACTAAATACACAGAAGCCCTAACCAAAACTGCCTGTTAGACAAAAAATTTTGTTCATCATTTTACTAATTCATCCTACAAATATTTACTCTCTTCCACATGTCAGACACTATGTTGGGCATTAGTGAGACAGTACTGAGCAACACAAAGTCCTTGCCCTCAAAAAACCTATATTGTTATAGAAGGGGTATGACACCTAAACACCAAACAAATCATTCAGCCTGCATCAAGCCTAAGGTGGTCTTTAGGTTTCCCTTCTAAAACGTATTCTTTGAAAAAGGAGCTAGATTCAAACAGATGTAAAACTGACATAGGTACCTGCATTTTAACTAGCAACCAGAAACCTTATTTCAATTACCACATAGAAATTCAGTTTCTCCCAAAAGATAATACTGATTCTATTTCCTTGACAAAAAACTGTTCTGTAAAATTAAACTTGTTCCATGACTATTTTGAATTTACTTTCTCTATTTCCAAGGAAACATGAAACTTTATTATATACATTTAGTTTGCTAATAtaaaaaaagttcagttcagttgctcagttgtgtccaactctttgcaaacccatggactgcagcacaccaggcttccctgtccatcaccaactcccagagcttgctcaaactcatgtccatcgagtcagtgatgccatccaaccatctcatcctctgtcatcctcttctcctcctgccttcaatctttcccagcatcagggtcttttcaaatgagtcagtcctttgcatcaggtggccaaggtattggagttccagcttcagcatcagttcttccaatgaatattcaggactgatttcctttaggattgactggttggatctccttgcagtccaagggattctcaagagtcttctccaacaccagagttcaaaggcatcaattcttcagcactcagctttctttacagtccaactctcacatccattcatgaccactggaaaaaccatagccttgactagacagacctttgttggcaaagtaatgtctctgctttttaatatgctgtctaggttgattatagcttttcttccaaggagcaagcgtcttttaaattcatggctgcagtctctcactgttttcattgtttctccatctatttgccatgaagtgatgggaccagacaccatgatcttagtttttttttttttttatgatcttagtttttttaatgttgagttttaagccaacttttgcactctcctctttcactttcatcaagaggctctttagtttttctttgctttctgccataagggtggtgcatttgcatatctgaagttattgatatttctcccggcaatcttgattccaacttgtacttcatccagcctggcatttcacatgatgtactctgcatataagttaaaaaagcaggttgacaacatacagccttgatgtactcctttcctgatttggaaccagtctgttgttccacatccggttctaactgttgcttcctgacctgcatacagatttcttaggaggaaggtcaggttgtctgatattcccatctctttaagaatttcccacagtttgttgtgatccacatagctaaaggctttggcatagtcaataaagcagaagtagatgtttttctggaactctcttgctttttcaatgatccaacgaatgctggcaatttgatctttggtttctctgccttttctaaatccagcttgaacatctgaaagttcatggtaatgctggcaatttgatctttggttcctctgccttttctaaatccaacttgaacatctgaaagttcatggttcacatacttccaagaaaggcaatgccaaagaatgttcatttaaaaagttaCACTATGAAATTACAGTTGGTTTTTCCAGAgagaatatatatgaaagtgaaagttgctgactctgtgaccccatggacccatgtaattctctaggccagaatagtggagtgggtagcctttcccttcccttttccaggggatcttcccaacccagggatcaaacccaggtgtcccgcactgcaggtggattctttaccagctgagccacaagggaatttaCCCAGTACTTTCCCTTAACTTTATGTATTAACCAGCTTTATCTTCCTAATAGCCACCTATCTAAAAACATCCTTCTACATTTCCTTTTTACTTATGCATAAATTCAACTCTTCCTAATTATATTGTTTCATGTATCATAAGATGAGAAATGGTTACTTGTCTCATCGCATGGCAAAAAGCCTTAGGAGCATTACGTCTTGACTATGCTGTGTTGAATTTAATCATTCTATGACCattcaatggagaaggaaatggcaacccactccagtattcttgcttggaaaatctcatggacagaggagcctggtgggctatggtctttggggtcttaaagagtcttctgacacaacttagcaactaaacagcaatgacCATTCAAAAAGACTCAAATACATTGATATCACTCCTAAAGTAATTACTTGAGAATTTTAATCAAAacaacttttgtgtgtgtgtgctactaGCACTGTTATTAAACCAATGAACTCAGTTTATTCCGCTGATTCTAGACAATCATAACTGGAGCTAAACTGCCAAAGAACCAAAGGCTGTAAAGGAAAGGCTGTATTGCCCAGTCTGTAAGCGCAGAGAACAAACTGCTTAAATCTTGGTTAACGGTTCTTCCTTTAAGAAGCATTCTCAGTAACAGAACAGACCTTCTGGGGTTGGTTCGGCATGCAACACaagttaaatgtttaaaaaataactgaacacagacGATGGGATATCAGTTCTTCAGAGGCAAGGATCTTATACATTTATGCTACATATAAACACActggttttttaatttaatgatgcTTATATACAGTTGGTgatacaagaaggaaaaaaaaaaaagaaagctaggaAGTAAAGCAAAGCAAATAAACCAAGAGTGGTCTAAACTAAGATGTTCTGAGGGGGAAGGGCTCGAAAATTACCCGTGTTGGGAAGGTAACATCAATACTACAAGAGCACCGAAATTCCTCCTGTATACCAATCAACAAGGACCCTTTCAGAAAAGACCTTCACAGAACACAGCTCGTAGTCTTTTGAGAGCCAGGAACTCACAGCCTCCAAGAAAGATCACGAGAAGTCTCTTTAGACTTCACCTCATTTCCCTTCCGCAATCAGCCGTCACGGAGATCCTTCACCGCCCAGAATCCAGTAGTGGCCAGAGACAGTGATGGGAGGGGCCTACAAGGGACACAGCGGAGGTGCCTTTGTTTCCACGTCATACCTGAGGAGCAAGGGGATCGCAGTTCTCTTCACCCTGCAAAGGCCCCGGGGCCTCTGAAGCCACCGCCGCAGCCGCCGATGCTACCGCTGCAGCCCGAGCCGGGGTCACATCCCGGACCTCGCGCCTCCACAGCGCTCTTTGTTTACGGAAGTGACGTAGGAGGCAGAGCTCCGTGCCCGAGGCGGGGGCCCCGCCTCTTCCGGAACCACCTGTGCGCTCTCTTCTACGGCGCCGGCATCACATTGCTTCCCTTATCCTGCCTTCGACTGTAAGTTCGACGAGCACAGAAAGGAAGACACATAGACGGGCTTTTATTTGGGACTCAATGGCCCAGAAGCGGGGAGGATAAGGAGGGTAAGTGTGAAGGCAAGAACCGGAAATATACCTTTTCCGGAAGCTGCCCCGCCCCCTCAGTGAGCGTAATCTCCCACGCACTACAATTCCCAGCAAGCTGTTCGAACAAGCTTGGAGGCGGAACCAGAGTGTCGCCATAGCAACTGTTCAGGATTGTTTCTGAAACTTCACCAGGATCAGTccggatcagttcagttcaattcagttcagtcgctcagtcgtgtccgacttaaAGTAAATCAGTTTTGGTGGGAAGGCAGCGTGAAAAACCGTGATTCCGTTTAGCGACCCTGATGCTGAGCCCTTAAATGGAATTCTATTACTGCTACTATTACTTTTAGTCATTTGACACGTTAACTGTAAACCTCACTAAAATCTATAAGGTAGGTGTTAGAATCTGCGTTTCGAAATGAAGAATATGACACTGAAAAAGGCTGGTAAATCCACGTCTCTCTTTCGCCAAGGCTGTTCCTCTCTACACACactgcctctggagaaggaattgagAACTGAGAGAGAGCGAACTCTCCTAAGTGAGGGGCGAATCCGTGTTTCATTCCCTAGTCTGGATAGCCTTCTATCCAGAtgtgggggatggggatggggaggttTTAGATTCATAAACTGTTAGACTGAAGAGACGAGAGAGTAGCACTTACTTCTCCCTCATTGCTAGTGAGGAAACTGTATCCGGCATCATATCCATGCCAGATACGCAAAGCAAAGATGAACGCAGTTATCCTGGTTTCTAGTTTTACATGAATActattatattttgtatattgatctaCAACTTGACTTGCCACCCAATTATGTGTTTTTTGAGATCTTTTTACATGAATACAGAAGGCTAGACTTCATTTGTTAATCATACCGTATTCTATCAAATAGGCTTACTCCAAATTCTTTGAGAATTCCCATAATggtgggtgtttttgttttcccatttttttgcTGTTACAAGCAATGCTGTAGTGTGATCTTCTCAATATCTGTTCTCAGTATCTCAGCTCATCTCTGAATTGTCTTATCTGTGTGAGCAGAGCTTATAAACAGGTTTAATTTTGAGCTATTTCAACCCATTTATTTATCATCCCAATAATAAATGGGAAGATCTGATCACACTAGATCTGCACTGTAGGCTGGCAACAGTAGTTCAAGCTCAAGAGCAGCTGACTCTTAGATACGTTCAGGTGAtctctgtttttctctaagaCCCATGCATTTAGTACCCATCTAAGCCCTGTGACATTTGCATTTGCAACCCCAGATATAACATAAGGGCACAAGAAGGTATTCTTTCAAATTACATAGTTCCATGTTCAAAGTTCTGTATTTAATATCTATTTTGACCAGATGCTTGTAAGAAATCAGGGGACATCCATGAACAAGATGGACAAGAGCCCTACAGTCAGAAATCTTATATCCTTGATAAAGGAGACAGATAATAAATTAGGCAAATAAGATAGTTTCATTTAGTGATAAGTGCTCTGAAATAACAGCTTAAGGTCATAGTTTTTGTAAGGGTTGGGATACTAAAGGTGGAGTACTGGGGAAGCCCTCCTGAAAGGCAACTTTGGTGGGGGAGATTGAAATATGAATGAAGGACAGGAGCCAGCCAGCGGGATGAGCATTCTTTGACAAAGCATAAACTAAAACCACAGATCTTTAGGTAAAATGAGCTTGGTGCATTTGAGGAGGCCAGTGGTCAGGGTGCCTGGATCGTACTGACTTAGGGACAGTGACGTGAGACAGAGTCATAGaagtacagttttcttttttcatttatttttattagttggaggctaattactttacaatattgtagtggtttttgccatacattgacatgaatcagctatggatttacatgtgttccccatcccgatcccccctccctagaAGTACAATTTTGAGTGtggtttcttttatttgaaacatAGAGGCTTGAAGGAAATCTTGTTCTTTGAGACCTACTAGATTTTCCTTTATGCTTCAGAAATCCCTGCTTTGGATTGTTAAATGTGCACCTTGTATAAATTAATCAGATACTTTCTTCCTAAAGAGAGTAGATATTTCCAGAATAGGAGCTGTGATCAACAAGACCAATCCCCTCACCCCCTACTAATGTACTCTGTAGCATATTTCCAAAATtactttttcttatgaaaatttgGAACATGTACTAAAGAAGACAGAATAGTATAATGAATCCCCATGCACCCAACATCTAGCTGTTGATTCATGGCcaatcttgttttatttatattcctcccatgacattttcttctccccaGTAATACACtgaagcaaatcccagacatgactgaatctcTAATATTTAAGTATGGATCTTTCAAAAACTTTATCACAATATCACCATTATTCCTAAAACAGCAATAATTACTTAATATTATCTAATATGCAGTCAGTGTTTAAATTTCCAACAGCATCATGTGTCATAATTTTTCCCACATTTTGTTGGCTCAAGGATATTTTTCTGTAAGGTCCTGGGCGATGAGTGGATTTGGAAGCCACTGTTGTGCATCTTTGTTTGTTGagttgcactgcaggcaggcattGTTTTTCCCCTTGAGATTACATTCCAAAGGAAAAGGTATCTCAACCCAAATCAAATGGCTGCTCTACCTAGAAAATAGTCACCGCTTTATTGTCCCTTGTGGTTCTTTTAGGAAAGAGATTTTTAAACTTAGAAACCTATCTGTGATTTTTCTAAGGGTTCctccatctccttttcctcccatgCCAGAATGCCCAGGCCAAGACAGGTCAGTCTTAATGCTTCTTTGCATGCCTGGCTCAGGAAACAGCTAGTAAAAAAGGCTTAAAGCAGAAATGAGCTTGCCATATTCATGGAACTGAAAGAATGCCAGTCAAGGAGAGTGTTCTGGACTTCAGTCTACTCTAAGATGTACATCTTAAGCATTAGTGCAGGTTCCCAAAGTAAACAGAGAGATCCTTTaaattctaagtattttattgctaGCTACTTTTGTAAAACAAACAAGAGGGTAAACAACAGACATGAAAAGTTACAGACTTAGGCATTTACAAAGTCCTCACATATATGGCCTTTGCTTAATCTGTCTCCTTCAGTAGGCTTTAAGTTCCTTGAGGACagatattatttttcagtttatttttgtatctgaAACACTTTGTCTTGTGCATTACATAGAACATGACATAA is a genomic window of Muntiacus reevesi chromosome 3, mMunRee1.1, whole genome shotgun sequence containing:
- the CCDC28A gene encoding coiled-coil domain-containing protein 28A encodes the protein MEERKVKRRSPKSFSAHSTQVVNTKKNAIPVSKSTGFSNPASQSTSQRPKLKRVTKEKAKPQGGEGKGAQSTPIQHSFLTDVSDVQEMERGLLSLLNDFHSGKLQAFGNECSIEQMEHVRGMQEKLARLNLELYGELEELPEDKRKAASDSNLERLLSDLEELNSSIQKLHLADAQDVPNTSTS